The following coding sequences are from one Heptranchias perlo isolate sHepPer1 chromosome 13, sHepPer1.hap1, whole genome shotgun sequence window:
- the LOC137331380 gene encoding receptor-transporting protein 3-like → MPRMPGTNPWFDSFARCMEELEYEATWTLNLNYNLNLDLNEEQKKAGWKIYKTSTFGRFDCSNCPNSWSSAHVVILFHYRLRVKPSRGSVLLRPFRQQCRNCWRIPSMLKPQVKPTQMQQVFERLISKILKNCYMQPVEADERNLLHRKTKPHERTLCEACSLGMCSNTGTFPCKRRRCNTCPFISPLRDIQGPKDSFHVTKPFTCTSANLVYCILCSKCDFLYVGETERRLGDRFAEHLRSVRTRNPNLRVACHFNSPSHSESDLFVLGLQQCSNDAERKREEKRIIKLLGI, encoded by the exons ATGCCACGAATGCCTGGAACAAACCCTTGGTTTGACTCATTCGCTAGATGTATGGAAGAACTGGAATATGAGGCGACATGGACATTAAATTTGAATTACAATCTCAATCTTGATTTGAATGAAGAGCAAAAAAAAGCAGGTTGGAAGATTTATAAAACATCAACATTTGGCAG GTTTGACTGTTCTAATTGTCCAAACTCATGGTCTTCAGCCCATGTCGTTATTTTGTTTCATTACCGACTGAGAGTGAAACCTTCTCGTGGATCTGTATTGCTGCGTCCCTTCCGCCAGCAGTGCCGAAACTGCTGGAGGATCCCTTCCATGCTAAAACCACAGGTTAAACCCACCCAAATGCAGCAAGTGTTTGAGAGACTTATTTCAAAAATACTGAAAAACTGTTACATGCAACCTGTGGAAGCTGATGAAAGGAACCTGCTGCATCGTAAGACTAAACCCCACGAGCGGACACTCTGTGAAGCTTGTAGCTTGGGCATGTGCAGTAACactggcaccttcccatgcaagcgcaggagatgcaacacctgccctttcatctcCCCCCTTCGCGACATCCAAGGCCCCAAAGACTCCTTCCATGTGACAAAGCCGTTTACTTGTACTTCtgccaatttagtatactgtattctctGCTCAAAATGCGATTTCCTCTACGTTGGGGAGAccgaacgcagattgggtgatcgctttgctgaacacctccgctcagtccgcacgCGTAACCCTAACCTGcgggtcgcttgccattttaattctccgtcccactccgaGTCTGACCTCTTTGTCCTCGGCCTCCAACAATGTTCCAACGATGCTGAACGGAAGCGCGAGGAAAAGCGTATTATCAAGCTTTTAGGCATTTGA